The bacterium genome contains the following window.
AGCATGACTCTTTTTATTTACAAGCTCTTTTTACACAAAATTACGGATTTAATCTCCTATTTCTAAATGGGACAACAAGAGCATATGGGAAAGATATGATTACCATAGTTATGGTATCTTATCAGAGCCTTATATTGAACTGTCCGCTATTTCTCTTTTTTATTTAACAGATACCGGAAGAAGATGGAATGGCGATATTTATAGTGTCCGAGATAGATTGGCCCATCAGACAAATAGTAAATATCGCACAACGAATGATATTATTGAAGCATGTAAAAAGGAAGAACTACCCGCTGAAGTTCTTATAACGACTCATCCTCAACGTTGGTCCACGAATTATATTGATTGGCTGATCGAGCTTTTAATGCAAAATACAAAAAATCTAATTAAACGGCCTTTGGCAAAATTGAGATGATAAAAAGACGTAAAAGGATTCCAGTATTGCAGTTATTTCTTATCGGCTTATGGCCCAATTTTATTAAAAAGGCTATTTATCGCTTAAAGGGATATCGTTTTGGAAAAAATGTACAATTGAGTTTTGGCGCTGTTGTAAGCGGCGATAAAGTAATAATCGATGAAGGTGTTCAAATCGGATTTTTTGTAATCATTCAGGCAAAAGAGGTTCATATCGGCAGATTTTCTACGATTGGTGCATTCTCCTATCTAGATACTGAGGTAATAGATATTGGAGAAGACACAAGAATTAGAGAGCAGGTTTTTGTAGGTGGACTTACTACGACGGAATCGAGATTGTCTGTAGGCTCAAGATGTTTGATAATGCAAATGTGTTATCTTAATCCCACTTTCCCAATAGTCATAGGGGATGATTCGGCACTTGGCGGCAATACTTTGCTTTTTACTCATAGCTCCTGGCTTTCTGTTTTAGAAGGCTATCCTGCCAACTTTGGTTCTATCACCATTGGCAAAAAAGTGTGGATACCATGGCGGACTTTTATTGCTTCAGGTGTCTCAATAGGCGACAACGTTATTGTGCAGCCTAATACATTAGTAAACGAAAATATTCCGGCCAATTCCATTGCTGGTGGCCGCCCCCTAAGAATCGTACCGAATGCTATTTATCGGCCTTTGAACCAAAAGGCGAAACTGGATAAAATTCAATCGATTTTACAGGAATTCATCGTCTATTTAAATTATTGTGAAATTATAGCGAATCATACTATTAAGCCGGATTTTGATGAATATACTGTTATAAATAATGGCATGAATAGGATTTTTCTTTGTTTGGACTCGACGATCC
Protein-coding sequences here:
- a CDS encoding acyltransferase, with amino-acid sequence MIKRRKRIPVLQLFLIGLWPNFIKKAIYRLKGYRFGKNVQLSFGAVVSGDKVIIDEGVQIGFFVIIQAKEVHIGRFSTIGAFSYLDTEVIDIGEDTRIREQVFVGGLTTTESRLSVGSRCLIMQMCYLNPTFPIVIGDDSALGGNTLLFTHSSWLSVLEGYPANFGSITIGKKVWIPWRTFIASGVSIGDNVIVQPNTLVNENIPANSIAGGRPLRIVPNAIYRPLNQKAKLDKIQSILQEFIVYLNYCEIIANHTIKPDFDEYTVINNGMNRIFLCLDSTIPLTVCPLDVIIYCNATDCHSISFPKTAGMILNVASMTRSGSCDLGEELVRFFSRYGIRFTRID